In Tamandua tetradactyla isolate mTamTet1 chromosome 7, mTamTet1.pri, whole genome shotgun sequence, the following are encoded in one genomic region:
- the BBS10 gene encoding BBSome complex assembly protein BBS10, protein MASEVSAKAALQVVEVLESIMSSCLGPEGRQVLCTKPTGELLLSRDGGRLLEALHLEHPIARMIVACVSSHLKKTGDGAKTFIIFLCHLLRGLHAVTDKEKDSLISGNIQTHGRHWKNCCQWKFISQALLRFQTQVLDYMMDQYLSRHFLSVFSSSTTERILCRRSLQLLLEAYFCGRVGRSHQKFISHLTCDYFFKCMASKSGKEVFELMDDCFIELKVAVTGLPVSDSRIIAGLVLHRDFSVYCPADGDIRIAVVTKTIQPLFSTSESEFVLNSEAQFQASQFWIIERTRAIIKRLQSQNVKLLLSSVKQSDLLIYYAGMSGISVVECLSEEEISLIQRITELSPLVPQQAFSQYEISHTALVRFCKPLILRSKRYVHLGLISSCSFIPHCIVLCGPVQGLIEQHENALHGAIKTLQQLFIDFDLNYMPQANNQNYTSSPLIFENSRESDPLPEVGNNLIRRLCQGADTKNKEELAKVQRHLIIYSNLVVPNIALEAYTPCSTPELAPADTYQTDETLTCLSPHKTSIIDSHEPFIESNSISNSTTENARREMSSKNLHVTETADKGSMLSVKYKSLEMCTSQSYCLSSMPAGCVLPVGGSFEILLHYYLLNYAKKCQQSEQTMISMIIANALLGIPKILYKSKKGNYSFPQVHVRGLHTLQTNQPMVSSQTGLESVAGKYQLLTSVIQCLAKILAVDLVISIKRQPQKVYDQDSEDEL, encoded by the exons ATGGCTTCCGAGGTTTCTGCGAAGGCAGCGTTGCAGGTGGTGGAGGTGCTGGAAAGCATCATGAGTAGCTGCCTGGGGCCAGAGGGGCGGCAAGTTTTGTGTACGAAGCCCACCGGCGAGTTGCTGCTCAGTCGGGATGGAGGCCGCCTTCTGGAGGCGCTACACTTAGAGCATCCGATAGCCAG gaTGATTGTGGCATGTGTTTCCAGTCACCTCAAAAAAACAGGAGACGGTgctaaaacatttattatctttctTTGCCATTTGCTCAGAGGACTTCATGCAGTCACAGACAAAGAAAAGGACTCTTTGATTTCTGGAAATATTCAAACTCATGGAAGGCATTGGAAGAATTGTTGTcagtggaaatttatttctcaagctCTTCTAAGGTTTCAGACACAAGTATTAGACTATATGATGGACCAATACTTAAGTAGACActttctgtctgttttttcttCATCTACCACAGAGAGGATATTGTGTAGGAGGTCTTTACAGTTGCTCTTAGAAGCATACTTTTGTGGAAGAGTGGGAAGAAGTCATCaaaaatttatttcacatttgACATGTGACTATTTTTTCAAGTGTATGGCTAGTAAAAGTGGGAAAGAAGTATTTGAATTAATGGATGACTGTTTTATAGAATTGAAGGTTGCTGTTACTGGTCTTCCTGTTTCAGATTCTAGAATTATAGCCGGGCTTGTGCTTCACAGAGATTTTTCTGTGTACTGTCCAGCAGATGGTGATATAAGAATAGCTGTAGTAACAAAAACCATTCAGCCTCTTTTTTCAACTTCTGAATCGGAGTTTGTTCTCAATTCAGAAGCACAATTTCAGGCATCTCAATTTTGGATTATAGAAAGGACAAGAGCAATAATAAAACGTTTACAGAGTCAGAATGTGAAATTACTCCTATCTAGTGTGAAGCAATCAGACTTACTTATTTATTATGCAGGAATGAGTGGCATATCAGTGGTGGAGTGcttatcagaagaagaaatttctCTCATCCAGAGGATCACTGAACTTTCTCCTTTAGTGCCACAACAGGCCTTTTCACAGTATGAAATCTCTCACACAGCCTTGGTGAGATTTTGTAAACCCCTTATCCTTAGGTCCAAAAGGTATGTTCATCTTGGCTTGATTAGCTCCTGTTCATTTATACCACATTGCATAGTTCTTTGTGGACCAGTACAGGGTCTTATTGAACAACATGAGAACGCTTTACATGGAGCAATTAAAACACTTCAGCAGCTGTTTATAGATTTTGATCTAAATTACATGCCACAAGCCAACAACCAAAATTATACATCGAGCCCTCTTATTTTTGAGAATAGTAGAGAAAGTGATCCATTACCAGAAGTTGGTAACAACTTAATACGAAGACTATGTCAGGGTGCAGAcacaaagaacaaagaagaacTGGCAAAAGTTCAGAGACatttaataatatattcaaatttgGTAGTTCCAAACATAGCATTGGAAGCATATACTCCATGTTCAACCCCAGAACTGGCACCAGCAGATACATACCAAACAGATGAAACACTAACATGTTTATCCCCACATAAAACCAGCATAATTGACAGTCATGAGCCATTTATTGAAAGTAATTCCATTTCTAATTCAACGACAGAAAATGCTAGAAGAGAAATGTCTTCCAAAAATTTGCATGTAACAGAAACTGCTGACAAAGGGAGCATGTTATCAGTGAAATATAAGTCACTGGAGATGTGTACTTCCCAAAGTTACTGTCTCTCTTCTATGCCTGCAGGCTGTGTTTTGCCAGTGGGTGGAAGTTTTGAGATCTTGTTACATTACTATCTTCTCAACTATGCCAAAAAATGCCAGCAATCAGAACAAACCATGATTAGTATGATAATAGCTAATGCACTTTTAGGTATTCCTAAAATCCTTTATAAGTCCAAGAAAGGAAATTACAGCTTTCCCCAAGTACATGTAAGAGGTCTCCATACACTTCAAACCAATCAGCCCATGGTAAGCAGTCAGACAGGCTTGGAGTCAGTTGCTGGTAAATACCAGTTACTAACTTCAGTTATTCAGTGCTTGGCAAAAATTTTAGCTGTTGATTTGGTAATCAGTATTAAGAGGCAGCCTCAGAAAGTTTATGATCAAGATTCAGAAGATGAACTATAA